A single genomic interval of Lathyrus oleraceus cultivar Zhongwan6 chromosome 7, CAAS_Psat_ZW6_1.0, whole genome shotgun sequence harbors:
- the LOC127106688 gene encoding long chain acyl-CoA synthetase 4 — protein sequence MAEEKSFIVEVEKAREAKDGKPSIGPVYRSCFDKDSSPPCIEGLDSCWDVFRMALEKYPTNRMLGRREIVDGKPGNFKWQTYKEVYDLVVKLGNSIRACGYGEGVKCGIYGANCSEWIISMEACNAHGLLCVPLYDTLGAGAVEFIICHAEVSIAFVEEKKIPELLKTFPNAAKYLKTLVSFGKVTPEQKQEVEKFGLIIYSWDEFLEVGHDKSFDTPVKKKSDICTIMYTSGTTGDPKGVLISNESIITLLAGITQLLNSCNEELSDKDIFLSYLPLAHIFDRIVEEAMIWVGASIGFWRGDVKLLMEDIAELKPTIFIAVPRVLDRVYTGLQQKLKMGGFVKQTMFNFAYSFKLLNLKRGQKRDSASPLFDKVVFNKVKDALGGNVRIILSGAAPLSKHVEGFLRVVTCAHILQGYGLTETCAGSFLAIPNEIDMLGTVGPPLPYLNVCLESVPEMGYDALATTPRGEICMRGSSVFSGYYKREDLTKEVIIDGWFHTGDIGEWQPNGSMKIIDRKKNIFKLSQGEYVAVENLENIYAQVSAIESIWVYGNSFEYFLVAVINPNKQVLEAWAEGDGIKMDFESLCKDSRTIKYMVGELVKIAKEKKLKGFEFIKAVHLEPVPFDMERDLITPTFKKKRPQLLKYYQNIIDELYETTKKASA from the exons ATGGCGGAAGAGAAATCGTTCATCGTCGAGGTCGAGAAAGCGAGGGAAGCCAAAGATGGTAAGCCATCTATAGGCCCCGTCTATCGTAGCTGTTTCGATAAGGATTCATCACCTCCTTGCATCGAAGGTCTCGATTCATGCTGGGATGTTTTTAG GATGGCTCTTGAGAAGTATCCAACAAATCGAATGCTTGGTCGCCGTGAAATAGTGGATGGGAAA CCTGGAAATTTCAAGTGGCAAACTTACAAGGAAGTGTATGACTTGGTGGTCAAACTTGGAAATTCCATTCGAGCTTGTGGTTATGGGGAG GGAGTAAAATGTGGTATTTATGGTGCCAATTGTTCGGAATGGATTATAAGCATGGAG GCCTGCAATGCTCATGGACTTCTTTGCGTTCCTTTATATGATACCTTAG GTGCTGGGGCTGTGGAGTTTATCATATGCCATGCAGAAGTCTCAATTGCATTTGTTGAAGAAAAGAAGATACCTGAG TTATTAAAGACATTTCCAAATGCAGCAAAATATCTCAAGA CACTTGTGAGCTTCGGAAAGGTTACTCCAGAACAGAAGCAAGAAGTTGAGAAGTTTGGATTGATAATTTATTCATGGGATGAATTTTTAGAAGTG GGTCATGATAAGAGTTTTGATACTCCTGTGAAAAAGAAAAGTGACATATGTACAATAATGTACACAAGTGGAACTACTGGTGATCCCAAGGGAGTATTGATATCCAATGAAAGCATTATTACACTCTTAGCTGGCATAACGCAGCTACTAAATAGTTGCAATGAAGAG TTGAGTGATAAAGATATTTTCCTATCATACCTTCCACTTGCACACATCTTTGACAGGATTGTTGAAGAAGCAATGATATGGGTTGGTGCTTCAATAGGTTTCTGGCGTGGG GATGTCAAATTGTTGATGGAAGACATTGCTGAGTTAAAACCAACTATTTTTATTGCTGTTCCTCGTGTGCTTGATAGAGTGTACACAG GTTTGCAACAAAAGCTTAAGATGGGGGGTTTTGTGAAACAAACAATGTTCAATTTTGCCTACTCATT CAAGTTGCTTAACTTGAAAAGAGGGCAAAAACGTGATTCAGCGTCTCCATTATTTGACAAAGTTGTATTTAATAAG GTAAAAGATGCTTTAGGGGGTAATGTACGTATTATTTTGTCCGGAGCTGCGCCTCTGTCTAAACATGTTGAAGGTTTCCTGCGAGTGGTGACTTGTGCTCATATTCTACAAGGATACG GTCTTACCGAAACATGTGCTGGATCCTTTTTGGCAATACCAAACGAAATAGATATGCTTGGTACCGTTGGCCCTCCTTTACCATATTTGAATGTGTGTCTGGAATCTGTACCTGAAATGGGATATGATGCACTTGCAACCACACCAAGAGGAGAAATCTGTATGAGGGGGAGTAGTGTATTTTCAGGGTACTACAAACGCGAAGACCTTACGAAAGAAGTTATTATCGATGGATGGTTCCATACAG GAGATATTGGAGAGTGGCAACCTAATGGTAGTATGAAAATTATCGATAGAAAGAAGAATATATTTAAGCTTTCACAAGGAGAATATGTTGCTGTTGAAAACCTGGAGAATATTTATGCTCAAGTTTCTGCTATTGAATCA ATATGGGTCTATGGAAACAGTTTCGAATACTTCCTTGTGGCTGTTATTAACCCAAACAAGCAAGTGCTTGAAGCTTGGGCAGAAGGAGATGGTATAAAAATGGACTTTGAATCTCTCTGTAAAGATTCTAGGACAATAAAGTACATGGTTGGAGAGCTCGTAAAGATTGCAAAGGAAAAGAAG TTGAAAGGTTTTGAGTTCATAAAAGCCGTTCATCTTGAACCAGTTCCATTTGACATGGAACGTGACCTTATCACACCAACATTTAAGAAAAAAAGACCACAGTTGCTTAAATATTATCAG AATATCATTGACGAGTTGTACGAGACAACAAAAAAAGCCAGTGCCTGA